One Antedon mediterranea chromosome 1, ecAntMedi1.1, whole genome shotgun sequence genomic window, GGCtgccaaataaataaatcaataaaataaaaaaataacaatttattacaggaattgtataatttatagtatactttattattttttaggacCAACGcagattatttaataataaatgctTATTCtgctttaaaaaatattgttccttaataataataataatgacacagTGTTAATAAGGTATGtacaatttgaaaattaaaaaatatatctaaatatGAATTTACAATCCATACGCGTTTGCGTCATATTTCACATGCACTGGCtgccaaataaataaatcaataaaataaaaaaataacaatttattacaggaattgtataatttatagtatactttattattttttaggacCAACGcagattatttaataataaatgctTATTCtgctttaaaaaatattgttccttaataataataataataataatgacacagTGTTAATAAGGTATGtacaatttgaaaattaaaaaatatatctaaatatGAATTTACAATCCATACGCGTTTGCGTCATATTTCAGATGGATCGAGCATTAAAGAATGTGTTCACAAATAAGGCACTTAAATAGGCTCATCTTCCACCTTCCACAATGTTATTAACAAACTTCTTGTATGGAAAAACTCTAGTGTAAATTCCAGGTCGAAACCTGATGGCACATCCGTAGCCAAAGCTTGTAGCTCCGACTAAATACCACTTATCGTCTGAGCCGAGACAAACAAGTGGCCCACCACTATCTCCctttaaaggaaaaaaaaaataaaattagtatTGACTACATTATAACATATATATAGGAATggaaatattgtacatttttaaatatgattCATGGCACTcagataataatatttgttttattttatttgttttattatttttttattttatttcatcatcaccaTTAACAGGGTTGAAAGTCATACTCATGTTAGAGAGCGAACGTCAAATGTCACTGAACAAGTGCTCACATTTGCCAGTCGTAATAGGGTAATAGGTAATAGGGTAGAAGAAAAAGGGTCACTATTGACAGTTATTCACTAATTTGTGGATTGAGGTGCTATATAGTACGTATACACATGTTGCCGTCAGCAGACTTGAGACTCCATGACGTTTATTGCCGCTAAATTCGATATCGTATGAAAATTCACAAAGCCCAGAACGTTTTTTACGGTTAATTTAACTAGTTGTTAGTGGGctcctatcacaagccccttGGGCTTTCCGGGAGGTTCCAttcatctttttaaaatgtgttttactCCTTTTTAGTTATGTGTTGTGTTTGTTTATGAAATGAATATAGAGAAATTGATGATGAAGACAAAATAAAACTTACCTGACAAGTGTCCACTCCACCCTCTAGTTCTCCAGCACATATTTGATTATCTGTAATTATAGCATGTGTTCTTTGAAATTCCCGACATTTTGTGTTGCTATAGACCGTTACAGGAGCCTCGTGCATTACATCGGTTGTACGATTCACGATGTCTTGgtgtaaatgtaaaaaaaacaaacatgaatAGGTATACACTTACAACTTTGCTTAACTTATTTTTCCTAGTTtagtaacatttaaaaaagcaaTGTATAATATGTAAAACGTTATGATTTTCTAAGTATAGTTGATTTGACGGACTCTTTATATTGTGTAAAATATTATACCTACTTTGTGCACCATATCCGGTAACATAGCATAAATCGTTGCTAGAAAACTGATTATAACTGTTTGAAATACATGCTGGACGAATGTATTTCGTAAATGGTATTGGCCTAGCTAGTTTCATCAGCATGAAATCATGGTCGTCTACATTGCTCACGTCTGTAGACTCTGGGTGAAGAAAAATCAATGACACTGGTACGACGACGTGATTTGCAGAAAACTTTTGATTGGTGTTGCTTCCAAACATAATACTCAAATCCTGAACACCGTTGAAGGTGTGCGGAGACGGATGGTCGATTTGTCTAAAGAAACAGAGCACCAGGAATTAGAATAGCAGACAAAAAGTGTTATTTAATTGTCAGTAATGTGCggagtaggcctaaattaataTGCACGGAAAGATTTTTCTGAGTTGCCTTTGAACGTATAGTCTCCAGATCAGTATTCGGGAAATTTACAATATACTCTACGATTCTTCCAGTAAATCGGGGGAATTGATTAGATCACGACTAAAGTAGGCTATACTATTCTTCTAAATTTAACCTAGCTAACTTGGCTTCAAAATGTATGTATGAATCcgaaatacagtataacacatAGACAAGGTATTTCTATTACTATAGGTCCATGTAAATCTGGTAATTGTACATAAGTTGATGTTGCTGTACTTGCgaatgttttataaaaatagGAGCTAAAGGCTAGGACAATAACAATCGACGacaaatagacaaatgtgcatttttcatacataaaacaaaagaaatataaaaactttcattctagaactatagaataaccatctatgctttcTTTGATGCAAACGacattttcacacgtccaatcaaatgacgttaTGATTAGCAAGAGTAATAATATCGTGAAAATACAaagatgtttttatttatcatgacgtcatttgattggaatttttaaaatattatttttatcaaagacagcataaatgattatcctatagttctagaacagAACATTTCTAGTTTctgaaatgtaaacaaaatgcatgcttatatatttatcgtcgatcgttatcgtcttAGTGTAAATGGGCCGTTAAGTCTTATAGACCTAACTTACAGATACGAAATGCAATGTGAAGCTGATATTGCCCACTGGTCGTTAATTAGGGTGCAACCGCAATCTCCTTCACCATTTTTCATAATCAGACCTTGCCAGGGCCAGCTACCAGGAAGAGGCTCAGAACCACCGATTACACGTTTGGCACGTTGCGGCTTTTCTGGGTGAAGAGGTCTGCCACATGGAATAGCTTTAAAAAGAAAAGATCAAGGTTGCTGAAAACAATCTTTGAAGAGTAGCCATTATTGGAATAGTATTCATACAAAACAAATTCACTTTAGGAATTTATAGGTTTTAGgtctacagtattattattatataccatTATTACTAAATGTTCAAACAGGCAATGGGAGCCATTTGTCTTTGTGTTGTTATAATATCACGGTTGTAAGTTTATATCTACCatggagtagctttgcgtcagaaAGTTAAGACATTGGTCAGAGGTTTGCCCCACTGACGTAATTTTTACTTGATACAAAGTACATATTGAGAACATTATAGGTAGGTATAGCCTGGCGTTCATAGTTATTGTAGGCTACTTATTTGAACTTGAAAGAAGATAACAGTATATTGCTTGGATGCCTACCTACCTACAGAAGATACCTACTGTATGGAAATAGAATTACAATACTACATTTAAGTCTCAAATGCTTTTGAATTACCTTTTGAATCATAGCAACCCATCTCGTCACTGAGGTCAGAACAGTCAAACTCATCATCACATATGTCCTCTTCAGTAACATGTGGTGAACTTTGACATCTCAAATTAGCTAAaagtataaaacattaaaatttattttatcttcaAGTTTGGTTCCAACTAAAACGCAATGCACAACAGTACGTGATTTTACCAATTTGGTAAGTATACTTATCAGCAATCAAACCGGAAACCGGAGGCCTTCTTTTGGATTAATTTTCTAGTCTAGCATTTTCTTCTATAGTAAATTAAATCGGATGCTTGGGCCTACTGAATGTTATATAAACAACAAGAATAATTTACCTGTATTTCTGATACCTTTAAGCATTAGCGTAAACTGAGTCGATCCTTTGCTGTATGAGGTATGTCGGATCCAGAAAGTCAACTCAGGTACAATGACGTCATTAGGAAGAGTTCTTTTAAAATCTGCAGCAAGACCTCTATACACTATACTAGATGAATCCGTGGCATCAACACCATGGCCAATAGAcagaaaatttaatttattttgttcagACCAGAAAGAAAGAAATTGTACCGCCACCGCCGAATGTGTTGTAGACGCGGCTATCCATAAGGTGGTGATGACATCTTCTGAGCTACCGTCGTAATTTCTGTTTTCAGAAGAGTTGAATGATATTGTTGCAACGTCTTCAACGAGTGTAACGATTCTAGCATCTGCAagaaattaaacattgttttttagaGACAGAACAATCACAGTTTTTAACGAAATCATAACGTACGTCAACCCGTATTTTCTTGATGAAGAAGAGTGGAATGAAACGGTTGATGCCACGCAACAGACTTCTTACCACAATTTGTCATATCTTACAAACATTAATTATACGAACACTTATCTATTATTTCCCTTATCTGGtgatttcaaaatattatttacattacattgtAACAAAACGAATTTATGTCCTAAACGTTTCATTTCTATCAGTCCACAACTTaccatcatcttttttttccaCTGTAGAAACAGTAAGGCCTGATATATTATAATCACCCATTCCATTTAATTTCAACCAGACCTTATCAGTGTAAAAAGTTGCCGTATTAGGAATATCGTCCTGATGATCATCAAACAACAATACATGATACTTCGATGGATCTGATCCTAGACCAACCGCTAAGTTGTTCAATTTGAGAGACATGGTATTTTTCAGTGACGTTAGATTGATATAGTATCCATGCGGAGATGTAAAAACTAAACTACCATGTTCAAGCCATGAAGTAATTGAGTTTTTATTGTCTGCAGTTTGTATTACGAATGACTCATTTTGTTTAAGCTCAACTACCTTTTTATCTGTGAAGAAAAAATGGCCTACTGTTAGAATTCCTATTTCAATAACGCAGGCCTTTTTTTTTGGAGTAGATATTTCCCGGGTACTGTTTTGCATGATGCTCTATGTAAAACAGTtatttgatttacatatactaataataatttgttttactgGTACGTGATTTCGTTATCAGTTTTCTAAGTATAATACTTATACATGATAATGGCAACAATATGGTATTATATTAATACGGCAGTAGGCTATTTTAAGCTTTGTCAAACcagttagatagtgtagacagagcttaaggtatGGTCACTTCAAACGAACGTAATCATGCCTTCACTGTGAAAAAGTATGCCTTCACTGTGAAAAAGTATGTCATCATGTGAACGTATCTAAAGAGCGAAGTAGTGCAATCAACTATTACCTGAAAAACAACTCATTTGAACTGCAAAGCTTGAATTCTGTAAGTTTTGTACAAACCATATCCAAGCCGTGTTATCGGGGAAGTCGATTTCAGTTAAAATCTGAGGAACGTTTGGTAATTCACTGGAGCTGTTCAACGGATTTGTGCCAGCACCCATTTTAAAGTTGCATCCTTCAATTACACCGGATAAACTTATGAATTGTAGCCTTAATCGTGTTCGCGACGGCCCTGTGAACGTGTATATGCAGTCATCCGACAGGATTTCAACAGGGAGAGAATACACAATCTCTACTTTGTTTTCATGAACTAACGTCACACTGTAGCCGCAGTTGGTTCctgaaaaacaatattatgttaGGAACTTGCTACCCAACAAATTAACCAACTCATAACTCGTTTTAGCAGAATTTTGTCGGGTATAATTTGTATTTGAGTGTCAAAATAAATCGTTCATTGGCGCCATTGGAAGATCATACAGAATACATATTTTTAAGAAGTAAAGGAGTGAATTGGGTAGAATCAATCTCATCAACTTACAATATTGTAAAGTTTAAATTACTTGCtaaatattaatcaaattaatgAAAAGCACAAGGTTGCCAAGTGTACGGTACGTCGTTGGTGttcgcaaggacgtaagcgcaatgaaagtgatttgaccaatcataagcgatcGATTATTCGAAcggtcgcttgtgattggtcaactctctTGCGTTGAGTGTACGTTCTTGTGTTGCGTGTCTAATGGGAACCACCAAGCTTTAGCAATTTTACATGATTATCGAGGATggcataggcctacttacgGCACATAGTTTCATCTTTTTTCCATAAACAGTCCTCCTTACCATCGCATATATCTTCTTCGCGTATACCTTTGAAGTGATATCGACAAGATAGAGCATCTAAACAATGAAGCAAACTCACTCATTagttatttttatagtttttttgcAAACGATACTTGTTTGGGGGTGGGAGGGGCGGAGAAGAAGATAAAATAAGGACTACAGACACAAAAAAAATGAGAAACAAGAAAACAAGGacagaaataaaaaagataGAAAAGTGAAACATTATAAAAGAATAGCAAGGAAAAGAACAGAGAAAAATGTAATAGATTATATCAAACGTTATATATTCTAAACGGTTCCTTAACTATAAACTCACCTTCTTTCTTGATTGCTGATACTTCTGCCACGAATCCACTGCTAATTCCACCACTTCCTCTGTCAAAGACCACAGTTGccatattttttaacgtaacaATCGTTTGGTCTGTCAGGATGTTTGAAGGAACGCCCTTGAAGTAGAATTGTAGCTGAGAATGTGGTTGGGAATACGGGTTCTGAGTAAAACTCACCATGAGAGTCTGGTTATATTCTGCATCTATGTTGACGGTGGTGAAGTTTATTTTGATTCGTGTCCCCGGCGGAGATGTCAATAACCAGACGCATGGTGTCTGTTGATGCATCAGACTATTGGAAGGCTTTATTTGGATAACATTACCGGTGCTCAATTCTACGATATGTGAACAACCTGTGAATAATAACAAGTAGCCAGCAATAGTGGAGGTATTGAATCTTCATTGATGTGAAAACATTCTAAGATAtataaactgaaaaataaacCCGAAAATCCCCAAAATaatgatttcgcttataaaaagagaaattaaatggttttaaattaaataatcaaagaaaTTAAAGGTATTTTTAAAgacttaaaaatatttaaattactcTTTTATCAGATAATTTTTCTTATCCAATTTTTGGCCAAAGTGAATAATACTATTGACATTAAATGGTATTtaatcaaaacaaaattgtaaagttTGAGGAGCAAAATTAATCTGTAAGCATTGTGATCAAATTgataaaaaggaaaataaaaaacTCGTCCTCTTATGAATTACACCGTTGTCCAATCTTTTTACCGAGTTTTGTTCGATTCGCATGTACCAATTTCATTGAATTACCGTACTTTTTGCATGTAGGCTACATACTTTTGCAAACTACTTCAGTCGCCGTTCCTATTGGAAAGTGTTCACAAATCTTCGATGCAATGTCAGTTATTATGCTTCCAAGAGTATCCTGGCAGTTATTCTCAACGCCCTCACAAACACTTTTACAAGGCTGTACCTGTATAGTAAAATAGTTATTTCTAATAATGTGGTGCCAACATTAAGCTACGTTCACAATAACAAAACGGAAGACGATaaggtaaaggtgagtcccgtgttctctgaacgtaggggaatgagctgttaggagctcattgtactaagcctcggcattatgtggtagggtggccagttcctttccacgccgccttttttctccctagtattttcaaccaggtactcattttacagctgagtggactgggagttgtcgggcatTGAACCCCGGTCTATCTGTACGACAGTCAactgtcctaaccactcggttATCCAACTCCTCCCGGCGCCGCCTTCCGTTCAGTGAAACGGAACAAATGTGAATGTATATATGagtatattttctaaaattCCTTGTTTTAATTGTGTGTGTCCTTTTGTGTTGTCATATTGATTTTATGTTGCTAATTTTGTGGATCAATAGCTGTGGAAATTCATGTCATCTTATAAATGTCCTTcggctctgtctgcactatcaaactttatgtgacaataaatgtgatgtgcccataatcatgatgatgtcatatcactaccatatttaaaccaTATAACAACTATATTTCGACACGTCACTCTGTTTTTgttaaactattttgatagtgtagacagagctttacttacCTGATTATCGTCAGTGATGCATTGTGGGAAAAGCGTAGAGCATATGACATACAGCGCATTTTTATCACAATCTAACGAACTGGGAATTTTTTCCATGTAATGTTCTGCAAGCTTCATCGAAGGAAAATATTGGTTTGGAAAGAAAGTTTTTATGTAAGGCAAGATATTTTCACATTTACCGTACGTTGGTACATCAACACAACATGCTGGAGAGGGAAACAAGTTGAAAATTAAAACCAGACAGATATTCAGGCGGATATTCTGGTACCGGAACTGTGGAGGAAGAAGCTAGGCTAATTTCGGTGGAATagtattatttacttttgtacGGTACAGTTTTATATCCTAATGTTACTTCTATTTTTACTTCagatgaataaataaaactgCCTTACCATGTTGTATGTGGCTGCCTATCATATCGTTTTCGAAAGATGTAAGCAGCTTTTCTCTTGCTCTCACTCGTAATAGCGAATTATTTGTACACCTTAAACCGGTTGGTATCTCAGTGTCTATACAACAGAAAAatgattttgaaaattataCAGAACAATCATTATGGTTGTGTGAGAGTGAAACAGGGTGGAAGTCATAACGAAGTTGTATATCGCCTACTGATCATCTTCACCACCATTGCTAGCCATTTCCAGCCACTGCAAGGGAGGCCTCTCTAATTTGACTCCTTCTGTTCTCATCGTTATATACCAATTGCTTGTGTAGCTTGGTCAGAATTACGTAGCACTTACGCCGTTGGTGTCCTAGTAGTCAGAATCAAGCTTAAATTGTTACAATGCACCGTGTATTATTCATTTCTGACTGAGACGTCAAGACATAAAGATTTCGCAAGCGAGAAAATTACTCTTACCTTCACGTTTCGTGCTATCCGTATTTAACACTGAAAATTAACAAACAAGAAACACGGTAACAAATCTAAAAAAACTGTAACATActatttgaatttttaaaaaagatcgtTAAGAAAACATAATTAAACTTTGACCTTGAATACCGTAACGTGGCCTACGCATGCATTCCGTAAATTATTTTAGTATACACAACTTAGGCTTAATAGTGTACTACACAAATTTGGCAGAAAATATTAACGATTATGCCTCTTGCATTTAATGCGGCATATGCTactcaattatttttaattggtgttACATTAGTTAGACTCTGACACAGAGACTGCTGTACGACAATCTTAACAACTTCACAGCTGGTTGTGACGTAATGCCACATTTAAATTCCTATGCTGTTTTTGTGGAAATACGATTTCTTCATGTGGCTTTAAATTTGTTTAGTGGATCTTAAtctattaaacattattatatattatactgaaTCTCGAGTAAATTACTTCACCGTATGGTTACACATCACGATGCATCCATTCAACAGTTTGCTTCGTTGAGAGGGTGTGTTCACAGAGAACGCGCCTCACCTTTCCTCGAAGCTAAACTCATTGCTGTAAACTCAATTCGTGAATCTAATTGTTatattaagcgtggttcccactagaacgcaacgccaAGTCACGTGCTGTATttcgtaatcacaagtgggaaccgacgacgcaaacagtgctgcaaaaatcgcaggtttgatttcatgcaggcgggggcaaacacaatggTTGGAAGGGCATTCtgttacgttgcgtagattgcgttacgttgggTTGCTAATGAAGCGTGGatcccactagcaacgcaacacaaggacgtaacgcaacgcaagtgaattgaccaatcacaagcgattatTCGTgtttgctaactgtctataacttcgcttgtcattggttaaaacgcttgcgttgcgtttacgtccttgcgttacgttctagtgagaaccaagcttaagaaccAAACttacgcaacgtaacgcaatctacgcaacgtaagcaaatgcccttccacTCATTgcgtttgcccccgcctgcgtgaaatcaaacctgcgatgtttgcatcactattgcgtcgtcggttcccacttgtgattacgcaatacagcactttgcgtcgatacgtcgctgcgttacgttcttctagtgggaaccacgattTAGATATAATTATTCGCCTACtgaatattataattacatgTATACTCACCTACATACAGGATGATTGCAGCAGATAGAATAAAAGCTACACACGATGCTATTGTTATTATCATCACTAAATAAGTGAATCGACTTCGCTGCCTTACGCTATGGTTATTAGATAAAGTAGATAATGTAGTTTGTAAAACATCTCTACTTCCTGAGATCCTGCCAGAAACGTCATCAATCACTGACGACTTTTCAGAAGACGTACCATCATTCTAAAggtataattgaaaataatcaaCACATACAGTCAGCACGTACTATcgtcaactcatgaaatattcatttattctacTCAGCATCCATTATGTGTATgttataacacacctgagtgGATCCTGATTGGTTATTACGCATTACGTGCGCGGAACATTggtatttttaatgttgatgATGAACCGCCTTAAGGAACGTTCatctttttgtaaaaataaatataccacAGGCCGAATTTATTCTCATGTTGAATATAAACTCGAAAGGCGTTATCAATATAGATCAATTTCTTTCGCGATTTTTTCCAGTAAGAAGCCTGCCGTCCACACACAacatttgtaggcctaggccaatgTCATTGAAATTATTTTCAGTAGGTGTGCTTTAAAAcatataatgaatgtttatgagttgaatgtcAATCTTTAAACACATACAATCTCCTCCTTACTCATAATCAtccattttttagttttatatcaatatttgtattttctCCTGTATATCAATTTCCTGAATTACTGTtttaaataattctaaaaagaGGTTTACCTTATTAACTGTGTTGCCCATGTTGTCTAATCCATTTAGTTGTATTGGCTTCGCCATCTTTAGCTTACGGTACGTTTCCAAAATAAACCTGTGAAGTACGATTCTACGAATGTATCtagtattgtataatattataatatgacaATTATTGTATACTATAGCGTCGAAGTTACTGTGTGGTTTCAATAAcgaattaataatatattttaatatcacaaATTCTTCATCTTTgcgttttttaaattaattaaatttattaatttccaATTTATCACTGGGCGGCCTAGAGTGTATTTTTGTATGTAATCTAATCTAATACACTATAAGCCGAAATTTACTCTTTATATTAGTAAAAGAAACCGTTAAAAACTACTTACCGGCACTATTTAGTTGATTAAAGCTTGCGTTGACTAATTTCAAAACGCAGTAGTAAATGAATGAaactgttaaaataatattaggcctattgatGTGCTAAATCAATTATGAGTTTGTTTCGTTTAGTAGAAAATAAACTATTTCTGGTCTTTTTATGTCTTGATCTTTGACCTTTGCCAATACTTATTTCTGTATGTCGGCCTGCCGTGACGGTAAGTCGATAAGTTCAAGACATGTTATTGCATGTTTCATCTAACCTTTTGATCTAATTTGATGTTGAATCACAACCAAGGGAATAAAGTCTGTTTTTTAAATAGACATGCTGtttaaaatgcaaaataaatgtaaaactcATAACCAGTGATACACGTTCCATGTTAAAAATCCCTGTAATTTACACTACCGGCATGGGGTCTTTCATAACATTTCTATTTTAAGCtaaatttacagatttaatttctcaaatttaaaaacaaaatgtttgtaattttcttgaaaatgtttaatattatttctaatATTCTAATGTTATCTCTTGAAACAAATATATGATCTACATACAGATACTAGTTCTAAAAAGGCCGTATACATGGCTGTATAgttgcgtgctcaagttagtgtttaccgaccacctgaccgaccaaccgaccgactaaccgaccgacatagtgagctgtagcgACTAAACATGTGTATTTGATACCAGGTTGGAGCCTTCGAAATAAATATctcaaaaatgtttttgttattctTTAGAGAAgagttatcattattatatttatttattatttatttgttaatggCACTAGCTATAATTAGACAAAAAGTTAACGGACATGTTGTTTAGCACACTTCGTTTTAAACAAATGGTTagaaactaaataaaatataggcctagcgcTTAGGAAGGTTTGATGATTTCAAAGTCTTTAAACAAATAGAAGCAACAGCACACTGTTATGGCAGGGTTCACGCTGAGACTGTAAGCGTTGTATAGCCTTTTAAGACGCTTTACTTTCTCTCTGCGCATATTctctttttaacattttatttgggAAGAAATAAATAGTTACGTGACACTTTTCTATTAATATTTACTTATTGATTGCACAGAATTAACGCAACTCTGATTCATATTGTGCAAACCGATTGCGCCCATAATTTTAGAAAACCAATACTGTATGTCAGAAACTATAATTCATCTTATCAAgcttatgtacagtatgtagcAGCACCTGATTATGCGGCTGTCATTTTGATAGAGCCTAACTGACTATAG contains:
- the LOC140051742 gene encoding uncharacterized protein, translated to MAKPIQLNGLDNMGNTVNKNDGTSSEKSSVIDDVSGRISGSRDVLQTTLSTLSNNHSVRQRSRFTYLVMIITIASCVAFILSAAIILYVVLNTDSTKREDTEIPTGLRCTNNSLLRVRAREKLLTSFENDMIGSHIQHACCVDVPTYGKCENILPYIKTFFPNQYFPSMKLAEHYMEKIPSSLDCDKNALYVICSTLFPQCITDDNQVQPCKSVCEGVENNCQDTLGSIITDIASKICEHFPIGTATEVVCKSCSHIVELSTGNVIQIKPSNSLMHQQTPCVWLLTSPPGTRIKINFTTVNIDAEYNQTLMVSFTQNPYSQPHSQLQFYFKGVPSNILTDQTIVTLKNMATVVFDRGSGGISSGFVAEVSAIKKEDALSCRYHFKGIREEDICDGKEDCLWKKDETMCRTNCGYSVTLVHENKVEIVYSLPVEILSDDCIYTFTGPSRTRLRLQFISLSGVIEGCNFKMGAGTNPLNSSSELPNVPQILTEIDFPDNTAWIWFVQNLQNSSFAVQMSCFSDKKVVELKQNESFVIQTADNKNSITSWLEHGSLVFTSPHGYYINLTSLKNTMSLKLNNLAVGLGSDPSKYHVLLFDDHQDDIPNTATFYTDKVWLKLNGMGDYNISGLTVSTVEKKDDDARIVTLVEDVATISFNSSENRNYDGSSEDVITTLWIAASTTHSAVAVQFLSFWSEQNKLNFLSIGHGVDATDSSSIVYRGLAADFKRTLPNDVIVPELTFWIRHTSYSKGSTQFTLMLKGIRNTANLRCQSSPHVTEEDICDDEFDCSDLSDEMGCYDSKAIPCGRPLHPEKPQRAKRVIGGSEPLPGSWPWQGLIMKNGEGDCGCTLINDQWAISASHCISYLQIDHPSPHTFNGVQDLSIMFGSNTNQKFSANHVVVPVSLIFLHPESTDVSNVDDHDFMLMKLARPIPFTKYIRPACISNSYNQFSSNDLCYVTGYGAQNIVNRTTDVMHEAPVTVYSNTKCREFQRTHAIITDNQICAGELEGGVDTCQGDSGGPLVCLGSDDKWYLVGATSFGYGCAIRFRPGIYTRVFPYKKFVNNIVEGGR